From a single Gavia stellata isolate bGavSte3 chromosome 37, bGavSte3.hap2, whole genome shotgun sequence genomic region:
- the POLR3F gene encoding DNA-directed RNA polymerase III subunit RPC6 isoform X2 codes for MAEVKVKPEVPDPMEIENRIIELCHQFPHGITDQVIQNDMPHMEAQQRAMAINRLLSMGQLDLLRSNAGLLYRIKESQNASKMKGSDNQEKLVYQIIEDAGNKGIWSRDIRYKSNLPLTEINKILKNLESKKLIKAVKSVAAEAARESKQNPMIQRNSSFASSHEVWKYICELGISKVELSMEDIETILNTLIYDGKVEMTIIAAKEGTVGSVDGQMKLYRAVSPLIQPTGLVRTPCGLCPVFDDCHEGGEISPSNCIYMTEWLEF; via the exons ATGGCGGAGGTGAAGGTGAAGCCGGAGGTCCCCGACCCCATGGAGATAGAGAACAG GATTATTGAGCTGTGTCATCAGTTCCCTCACGGTATCACAGACCAGGTGATTCAAAATGACATGCCTCACATGGAAGCCCAGCAGCGAGCCATGGCGATCAACAGGCTGCTCTCGATG GGGCAACTGGACCTTCTCAGGAGCAATGCAGGTCTCCTATATAGAATCAAAGAGTCTCAAAATGCAAG taaaatgaaAGGCTCTGACAATCAAGAGAAGCTGGTTTACCAAATTATAGAAGATGCAGGCAACAAAG GTATTTGGAGCAGGGACATTAGATACAAAAGTAATTTGCCTTTAACGGAGATCAACAAGATACTGAAAAACTTGGAAAGCAAGAAACTAATTAAAGCAGTTAAATCTGTGGCA GCAGAAGCAGCTCGAGAGAGCAAACAGAACCCCATGATACAGAGGAACAGCTCGTTTGCCTCATCCCATGAGGTGTGGAAATACATCTGTGAACTGGGTATCAGTAAG GTAGAGTTGTCAATGGAAGACATTGAAACCATTTTAAACACGCTAATATATGATGGAAAAGTGGAGATGACTATTATTGCTGCAAAGGAAGGGACGGTCGGCAGTGTGGATGGACAGATGAAGTTGTACAGAGCCGTTAGTCCTCTCATACAACCCACTGGGTTAGTCAGGACGCCCTGCGGACTTTGCCCC GTTTTTGATGATTGCCATGAAGGTGGTGAGATTTCTCCATCAAACTGTATTTATATGACAGAGTGGCTGGAGTTTTAA
- the POLR3F gene encoding DNA-directed RNA polymerase III subunit RPC6 isoform X1 — protein MAEVKVKPEVPDPMEIENRIIELCHQFPHGITDQVIQNDMPHMEAQQRAMAINRLLSMGQLDLLRSNAGLLYRIKESQNASKMKGSDNQEKLVYQIIEDAGNKGIWSRDIRYKSNLPLTEINKILKNLESKKLIKAVKSVAASKKKVYMLYNLQPDRSVTGGAWYSDQDFESEFVEVLNQQCFKFLQSKAEAARESKQNPMIQRNSSFASSHEVWKYICELGISKVELSMEDIETILNTLIYDGKVEMTIIAAKEGTVGSVDGQMKLYRAVSPLIQPTGLVRTPCGLCPVFDDCHEGGEISPSNCIYMTEWLEF, from the exons ATGGCGGAGGTGAAGGTGAAGCCGGAGGTCCCCGACCCCATGGAGATAGAGAACAG GATTATTGAGCTGTGTCATCAGTTCCCTCACGGTATCACAGACCAGGTGATTCAAAATGACATGCCTCACATGGAAGCCCAGCAGCGAGCCATGGCGATCAACAGGCTGCTCTCGATG GGGCAACTGGACCTTCTCAGGAGCAATGCAGGTCTCCTATATAGAATCAAAGAGTCTCAAAATGCAAG taaaatgaaAGGCTCTGACAATCAAGAGAAGCTGGTTTACCAAATTATAGAAGATGCAGGCAACAAAG GTATTTGGAGCAGGGACATTAGATACAAAAGTAATTTGCCTTTAACGGAGATCAACAAGATACTGAAAAACTTGGAAAGCAAGAAACTAATTAAAGCAGTTAAATCTGTGGCA GCATCCAAGAAGAAGGTGTATATGCTATATAACCTGCAGCCTGACCGGTCAGTGACTGGTGGGGCTTGGTACAGTGACCAAGACTTTGAGTCTGAATTTGTGGAGGTATTAAATCAACAGTGTTTTAAATTTCTACAGAGTAAG GCAGAAGCAGCTCGAGAGAGCAAACAGAACCCCATGATACAGAGGAACAGCTCGTTTGCCTCATCCCATGAGGTGTGGAAATACATCTGTGAACTGGGTATCAGTAAG GTAGAGTTGTCAATGGAAGACATTGAAACCATTTTAAACACGCTAATATATGATGGAAAAGTGGAGATGACTATTATTGCTGCAAAGGAAGGGACGGTCGGCAGTGTGGATGGACAGATGAAGTTGTACAGAGCCGTTAGTCCTCTCATACAACCCACTGGGTTAGTCAGGACGCCCTGCGGACTTTGCCCC GTTTTTGATGATTGCCATGAAGGTGGTGAGATTTCTCCATCAAACTGTATTTATATGACAGAGTGGCTGGAGTTTTAA